Part of the Notamacropus eugenii isolate mMacEug1 chromosome 5, mMacEug1.pri_v2, whole genome shotgun sequence genome is shown below.
agtcatctgggtccagtggcctgatattcatcaggatgactggtgatgacccaagccattttaggctaaggtcttatcagattctcactttgaatgatatatatccattcaatgaataggcctctttaagtagttactcaagggatggccccttttaataaaagaaaaaataacaagaaaattatcaaactgtgaagggaagaccctcagggttcctgggtaaaagagaaacaattattatttagcAATTACAGAATGATTAAGGCATAGAGGTGTCTGTTTGTACTTTGTTTGTACGTTTGTACTTCAACACATAATAGCTTTTCTGTTACGGGAAAATCATTTGATAGGGTATcaacttcccctcccccacatctcATTTCGAGATTTACATTAAGTGATCATTTCATGAATATTTAAGTTCACAGAGCTGGGAGGTATATGGAAACAAAGTATTGTTGTCTTGGCTCAGCCTTGAACTGACAGAAGCCTTGTTTTTctcactagattttttttttttaagtttatataaatgaattgaatttcatagtaaagacagagagatgatgacaggACAGGGTACATTTTGTAGACTTTGAGATATTTCTTAAgtaaatttttcttgttttcatgaGAGTATTTGAAGTTATATTTCAAAAATACTCTAAACATTATGAAactgttatttatttttactcaAGGATGATGTGTATTTTCTGCCATTCTTTTGGTCACTGtagttttaaaatacatttgttggaatgaattgaatttaaaagcaAAAGGGTACATTTAGTGGGTTCTGAGATGTTTCTTAGGGTTGTATCTCTTGTTTCCATTACCTCGTTGGCAACTACATTCCAAAAATAGTCTGaagataatgaaataaaagtgttttttaaattgtataaGATGTGTCAATATGTATTTCCCCACCTTTCAGAATATAAAAAAACACAAGCAGTGACTCAAGTTCCACCAAGCAACATGTCAATGGGACAGGTGTCACACCAAAGCCTCATCAATGGTAATGTTCTTCCCTCAGTAGTTATGGTTGTGAGGTGTACACATGGGGAGTGCAGGCCTCCAACACTGCAGGGCCCTGTGTCCTTTCTCTTTTCAAGGAGTCTGCATGCTGCTGCTCTCCTGGGCCCAGTGTCTCTGTTGGAGGACGGGGCACTCACTTTGTCTTCCTGAGTCTATTCATCTTCACAGCTCAACTCTCAGCTACCCGGGCCACTTTTCCTTGAAGGTGCTTCCTGCCCTTCTTTTCCTTGCCTGTGTCTACTAGATATGGTGTCTCCTATTGGACAGTTAGCTCTGATGTAAGACTCCATGGCCTGGGAGGTTGGATTGGGAGGGGAAATTTCTCTCTGCTCcaattccttcctccttcttctaccctcttctttcccctggCATGGCCAATCTTCATCTAGCTAATGGACAACTGCCTTTCTCACTCTATCAGGGAGAACTTCTAAAGGAAGGTTAATAGTACCTGGACATGTCTTTGCACTTCCTTTAATGCCTGCACACCTCATCACCTGATTCATCAACTATGCTGGGGGGAAAATCATTTTGTAGGGTCCCAACTCCTCCCTCTCCACAGCTCACTGTGGGAATTTTAAGTGTTCATTCTATGAATTGTATAAGTTCACAGAGCTGGGAGTCAGGTCAGGAGCAAGCACCTCCTCAAATGGGATGCTGTGGGAGGAGCTGCTCCAGAAAAGTCTTTATGAATCTCTTGTTTTTATGTTCAGCTTCCAACTCAGTGTCTGTTCAGGTGAATACCGAGATTACCCTCTCCTGCTTTCCTCACCCAATAAAGGATCTTTTAATGACAACATGGAAAATACTCCTCAGAGACAAAGCTCCCTGTATCATAGCTTACagagaagacaagaaggaaaccaaggaagcaaACTGCTCTGGTGAAGGAGTAAACTGGGAATCTAGACCTGGATGGAATCACATGCTTCAGATAAGCCCAGTGACTATTGATAACGATGGATACTATACGTGTACTTTTGTAAGACATTCTGGGAATTTCCAAACTGTCCATCACCTCACTGTGTTAGGTAAGGAACAGCTTTTGTCAGGTTATTATGGGTAACCAGATCCAGTACTGGAtaataactctctctctctctctctctctctctctctctctctctctctctctctctctctctctctctctctctctctctctctctctccatcttctgtAGTGCCTCCTGTAGTAACCCTGTCTGAGGAGGGACTTGGGACTGTTATATGCAAAGCTGTTGCTGGGAAGCCAGCTGCCCAGATCTCCTGGGTCCCAAAGGGAGACTGCTTCACTGTGAATGACACTCATGATAATGGGACAGTGACTGTGGAAAGCACTTGTAAATGGAATGTTTCCAATGAGTCTGTCACCTGCTTCATTTCCCATTTGACTGGGAACAAGAGTCTGTCCATAGAACATCAATCCCAGAGTAAGTAGCATTTCTCTCTTATACTGTGTTTGATTCACTATTCACTCTTCCAGAGAAGTCATATTATGAGAGAAAAGTGGTATTCTAAGAGGCataagaattttacatttataactgtttcaaaatcaaagaa
Proteins encoded:
- the LOC140509262 gene encoding cell surface glycoprotein CD200 receptor 4-like, with the translated sequence MRKTIQMTSFGKASIFRLLTIIIIIEAEYKKTQAVTQVPPSNMSMGQVSHQSLINASNSVSVQVNTEITLSCFPHPIKDLLMTTWKILLRDKAPCIIAYREDKKETKEANCSGEGVNWESRPGWNHMLQISPVTIDNDGYYTCTFVRHSGNFQTVHHLTVLVPPVVTLSEEGLGTVICKAVAGKPAAQISWVPKGDCFTVNDTHDNGTVTVESTCKWNVSNESVTCFISHLTGNKSLSIEHQSQSVRQPLFSLFLGIVKFSILGGILSFGACLVFRKTNGGRCSKPADI